A window from Theobroma cacao cultivar B97-61/B2 chromosome 3, Criollo_cocoa_genome_V2, whole genome shotgun sequence encodes these proteins:
- the LOC18604353 gene encoding outer envelope protein 64, chloroplastic — MASHAANLWVLLGLGLAGILLMTKRLKKTIKADFGAFIQKLELLPPPQPAPPKAPHPLTGLSFAVSDLFDIEGSVTGFGHPDWVRTHEASSRTSPVVLSLVEGGATCVGKTVVDELAYSIHGENKHYSTPTNPAAPARIPGGSSSGAAVAVAANFVDFSLGIDTLGGVRVPAAFCGVIGFRPSYGVVSHTGIIPVASSLDTVGLLAKDPNILHRVGLVLLQLPFSVQRNPRQILLADDCFQLLKIPMERVSQVVINSTEKLFGRQVLKHENLEDYFSSKVPSLKEFYRQKINVDLKISSIRLLANVAQFLQRYEFKCAHEEWISSEKPVLDSAVSTQINETLDLTDKEIEICKSIRNEMRLAVNSLLKDDGILVIPTTAHPPPKLGSKEIFSEDYHNCMFSLLSIASISGCCQVTLPLGYHDNYPVSVSFIARHSGDRFLLDTVQTMYSSLQEHADTVAKSKLSRNAVNQEQSAEVAKEKGNQAYKDKQWQKAVMFYTEAIKLNGNNATYYSNRAAAYLELGSFLQAEADCTKAIDLDKKNVKAYLRRGTAREMLGYYKEAIEDFRYALVLEPTNKRAALSAERLRKVFQ, encoded by the exons ATGGCTTCTCATGCCGCCAATCTGTGGGTGCTGCTGGGGCTGGGCTTAGCTGGAATTCTTCTAATGACCAAAAGGCTTAAGAAAACTATTAAAGCTGACTTTGGAGCTTTCATCCAAAAGCTAGAGCTGCTTCCACCGCCTCAACCTGCTCCTCCCAAAGCTCCCCACCCTCTTACCGGTCTCAGTTTCGCAGTCTCAGACCT TTTTGACATTGAAGGATCTGTGACTGGGTTTGGCCATCCAGATTGGGTGAGGACGCATGAAGCATCTTCTCGAACATCTCCTGTGGTCTTGAGCCTTGTAGAAGGAGGCGCCACTTGTGTTGGGAAAACTGTTGTGGATGAACTGGCCTACAG TATCCATGGTGAGAATAAACACTATAGCACACCGACCAATCCTGCAGCACCAGCACGTATTCCAGGAGGATCCTCTAGTGGAGCAGCTGTTGCTGTTGCGGCTAATTTTGTAGACTTCTCTTTAG GCATTGATACTCTTGGTGGCGTGAGAGTACCTGCTGCCTTCTGTGGTGTTATTGGATTTCGACCCTCATATGGTGTTGTTTCTCACACAGGAATCATACCTGTTGCTTCAAGTCTCGACACTGTAG GATTGTTAGCTAAGGATCCTAACATTTTACATCGGGTTGGCCTTGTGCTCTTGCAACTTCCATTTTCAGTTCAACGCAATCCTAGGCAAATTCTGTTAGCTGATGATTGTTTTCAACTGCTAAAGATTCCTATGGAAAGAGTTTCTCAAGTGGTCATTAATTCCACTGAGAAGCTTTTTGGAA GACAAGTATTGAAGCATGAAAATCTTGAGGACTACTTCAGCTCTAAGGTCCCAAGCTTGAAGGAGTTTTATAGGCAGAAAATAAATgttgatttaaaaatttcgtCCATAAGATTGCTTGCAAATGTTGCACAGTTTCTTCAAAG ATATGAGTTTAAATGTGCGCATGAAGAATGGATTAGTTCAGAAAAGCCCGTTCTTGATTCTGCTGTCTCTacacaaataaatgaaacACTGGATTTGACAGATAAAGAGATTGAAATCTGCAAATCAATTAGGAATGAGATGCGTTTGGCAGTCAATTCTCTTCTGAAG GATGATGGAATTCTGGTGATTCCTACCACTGCTCATCCCCCTCCGAAACTTGGTAGCAAGGAGATCTTCTCAGAAGACTACCACAATTGTATGTTTAGTCTGTTGAGTATTGCTAGCATATCTGGTTGCTGTCAG GTCACACTACCACTTGGATATCATGATAATTACCCTGTTTCGGTGTCCTTCATAGCCAGGCACAGTGGTGATCGTTTTTTACTGGATACAGTTCAGACTATGTATTCATCTCTGCAAGAGCATGCTGATACTGTTGCTAAGTCTAAATTATCACGTAATGCTGTCAACCAGGAACAGTCTGCTGAGGTTGCCAAAGAGAAG GGCAACCAAGCATACAAAGATAAACAATGGCAGAAGGCTGTTATGTTTTATACTGAAGCTATCAAGCTTAATGGCAATAATGCAACATATTATAGTAACAGGGCTGCAGCATACCTTGAACTAGGAAG TTTCCTCCAAGCAGAGGCGGATTGTACCAAAGCCATAGACCTTGATAAAAAG AATGTAAAGGCGTATTTACGGAGAGGCACTGCTAGAGAAATGCTTGGCTACTATAAGGAGGCAATTGAGG ATTTTAGGTATGCCCTGGTGCTTGAGCCAACCAATAAAAGAGCTGCCCTTTCTGCTGAGAGATTAAGGAAGGTGTTTCAGTAG